Proteins encoded together in one Nitratidesulfovibrio sp. window:
- a CDS encoding tetratricopeptide repeat protein → EVRRGRTFFKRFSLSVLLSFILVLTVVLAGCEKAAPPDDMADARTAAAERRYGEAEKLLERYLRLNPEGDERWEAWQRLVQITQDVRADDKAAMELLEAMYLEFGMDGDKAREILVRLGGLLETARRWDRAADVWRKLMEVPDLPGDENARTHRRLARIHASRREFGIAEDVLHQCLQLKATEARRAECLYDLADVQMSMEHFARGADLARQILAMPGADKELKALAGFLLGDALEQQGRTADALAMFESVRETYPNEMVVETRIRQLRKGR, encoded by the coding sequence AGAGGTACGGAGAGGGAGAACCTTTTTCAAAAGGTTCTCCCTCTCCGTGCTTTTGTCTTTCATTTTGGTACTTACAGTTGTTTTGGCTGGCTGCGAGAAGGCGGCGCCGCCGGACGACATGGCGGATGCGCGCACGGCGGCGGCGGAGCGGCGTTACGGCGAGGCGGAGAAGCTGCTGGAGCGGTACCTGCGTCTGAACCCGGAGGGTGACGAGCGGTGGGAGGCGTGGCAGCGGCTGGTGCAGATTACCCAGGACGTGCGGGCTGACGACAAGGCGGCCATGGAGTTGCTGGAGGCCATGTACCTTGAGTTCGGCATGGACGGGGACAAGGCACGCGAGATTCTGGTGCGGCTGGGCGGCCTGCTGGAGACGGCCCGGCGCTGGGACCGTGCGGCGGACGTGTGGCGCAAGCTGATGGAGGTGCCGGACCTGCCGGGCGACGAGAATGCCCGGACGCACCGGCGGCTGGCGCGCATTCATGCCTCGCGGCGCGAATTCGGCATTGCGGAGGACGTGCTGCACCAGTGTCTGCAACTGAAGGCCACCGAGGCCCGCCGGGCCGAATGCCTGTACGACCTGGCCGATGTGCAGATGTCCATGGAACACTTTGCGCGGGGGGCGGACCTGGCGCGACAGATACTGGCCATGCCCGGCGCGGACAAGGAACTGAAGGCGCTGGCCGGGTTCCTGCTGGGCGATGCGCTGGAGCAGCAGGGCCGGACGGCGGATGCGCTGGCCATGTTCGAATCGGTACGCGAGACGTACCCCAATGAAATGGTGGTGGAAACGCGTATCCGACAGTTGCGCAAGGGGCGTTAG
- a CDS encoding putative sulfate exporter family transporter — translation MAQKRWLTEDKLALIMGLFLFLLGTLNFAGVDALGWSVKTNVWLSVDKIFSAATGSYKGMPGYASLLLTYLFVTVFLSVGVKFLGGDVPKFVKSFTVVFFVSVGCYAAGHYAVVAATPDQVAKLGIPWAMGLTGEAGFIIALVLGIVIGNFTPGLASELKEALRPEMYIKIAIVILGAELGVKAVDALGLASSVIFRGLCAIVEAYLIYWALVYYVARKHFKFSREWSAPLASGISICGVSAAIATGGATRARPVVPIMVSSLVVVFTCIEMLILPFVAQWGLSSEPMVAGAWMGLAVKSDGGAIASGAITDALIRAKLLADTGVQYQEGWITMAATTIKIFIDVFIGIWSFILAMVWSAFIDRKEGERMKFSEVLDRFPRFVLGYVITFLIMLALCASGPELLKFGKATIAGTNTFRGLFFLMTFFTIGLVSNFKKLWAEGIGRLAAVYVVCLFGFIIWIGLFISWLFFHGVMPPVVS, via the coding sequence ATGGCACAAAAACGGTGGCTGACCGAGGACAAGCTGGCCCTGATCATGGGGCTGTTCCTCTTCCTGCTGGGCACGCTCAACTTCGCCGGGGTGGACGCCCTGGGCTGGAGCGTGAAGACCAACGTGTGGCTGAGCGTGGACAAGATATTCAGCGCCGCCACGGGCTCCTACAAAGGCATGCCGGGCTATGCCAGCCTGCTGCTGACCTACCTCTTCGTCACGGTGTTCCTGTCCGTGGGGGTGAAGTTCCTGGGCGGCGACGTACCCAAGTTCGTCAAGTCGTTCACCGTGGTCTTCTTCGTCAGCGTGGGCTGCTACGCCGCTGGCCACTATGCCGTGGTGGCCGCCACCCCCGACCAGGTGGCCAAGCTGGGCATTCCGTGGGCCATGGGCCTGACCGGCGAGGCGGGCTTCATCATCGCGCTGGTGCTGGGCATCGTCATCGGCAACTTCACGCCCGGCCTTGCGTCGGAACTGAAGGAAGCCCTGCGCCCGGAAATGTACATCAAGATCGCCATCGTCATCCTGGGCGCGGAACTGGGCGTGAAGGCCGTTGACGCTCTGGGCCTGGCCTCTTCGGTCATTTTCCGGGGCCTGTGCGCCATCGTCGAAGCCTACCTGATCTACTGGGCCCTCGTGTACTACGTGGCCAGAAAGCACTTCAAGTTCAGCCGTGAATGGTCGGCCCCGCTGGCCTCCGGCATTTCCATCTGCGGCGTGTCGGCGGCCATCGCCACCGGCGGCGCCACCCGCGCCCGGCCCGTGGTGCCCATCATGGTGTCGTCGCTGGTCGTGGTGTTCACCTGCATCGAAATGCTCATCCTGCCCTTCGTGGCGCAGTGGGGCCTGTCGTCCGAGCCCATGGTGGCCGGGGCCTGGATGGGGCTGGCCGTCAAGAGCGACGGCGGCGCCATCGCTTCCGGCGCCATTACCGACGCCCTGATCCGCGCCAAGCTGCTGGCCGATACCGGCGTGCAGTACCAGGAAGGCTGGATCACCATGGCGGCCACCACCATCAAGATCTTCATCGACGTGTTCATCGGCATCTGGTCGTTCATCCTGGCCATGGTGTGGAGCGCCTTCATCGACCGCAAGGAAGGCGAACGCATGAAGTTCAGCGAAGTGCTCGACCGTTTCCCCCGCTTCGTGCTGGGTTACGTGATCACCTTCCTGATCATGCTGGCCCTGTGCGCCAGCGGGCCGGAACTGCTGAAGTTCGGCAAGGCCACCATCGCGGGCACCAACACCTTCCGCGGCCTGTTCTTCCTGATGACCTTCTTCACCATCGGCCTCGTGTCCAACTTCAAGAAGCTGTGGGCCGAAGGCATTGGCCGCCTGGCCGCCGTGTACGTGGTGTGCCTGTTCGGGTTCATCATCTGGATCGGCCTGTTCATTTCGTGGCTGTTCTTCCATGGCGTCATGCCGCCTGTTGTTTCCTAG
- a CDS encoding glycosyltransferase family 2 protein, which translates to MQLNAILCLWNEEDIIASTVRHAFAQGCANVCFVDNGSTDATVRVAQDAGARLVATFRTDVFDESKKVHYLNAAVEALNRASPHDVNWWLYIDGDEFPDLGTGMPLRDFVAGLPDDTGAVHGYMHDHLPTHRPYFASGYHPADFMPLCVNTGVGKVPLLRYVRGTPHLVSLGGAHTFDPNGNTFEVVHGALAIHHFNHRDLDRTLERLARLVSRNADGTSRIDWMDAYTRRVHGRDRSMYHERYATLRETYARNAGLALKTRDPGYAYGNLVRWYDVHADKHIPSATRLENCIANGLHHLFCGQPDLALCRFDDALEQSCPDSTRLWLLIRMAECFAHTDRQASREIIDAIRPACDAEMAAYLRTLPL; encoded by the coding sequence ATGCAACTGAACGCCATCCTGTGCCTGTGGAACGAGGAAGACATCATCGCCTCTACCGTGCGGCATGCCTTTGCCCAGGGGTGCGCCAACGTCTGCTTCGTGGACAACGGCAGCACGGACGCCACGGTGCGCGTGGCGCAGGATGCCGGGGCGCGGCTGGTGGCCACGTTTCGCACCGACGTCTTCGACGAATCGAAGAAGGTGCACTACCTCAACGCCGCCGTGGAGGCCCTGAACAGGGCCTCGCCCCATGACGTCAACTGGTGGCTGTACATCGACGGCGACGAGTTTCCGGACCTTGGCACGGGCATGCCCCTGCGCGATTTCGTGGCCGGGCTGCCCGACGACACGGGCGCGGTGCACGGGTACATGCACGACCACCTGCCTACGCACCGGCCCTATTTCGCCTCCGGCTACCACCCGGCAGACTTCATGCCGCTGTGCGTGAACACCGGCGTGGGAAAGGTGCCGCTGCTGCGCTACGTGCGGGGTACGCCGCACCTCGTATCGCTGGGCGGCGCGCATACCTTCGATCCCAACGGCAACACCTTCGAGGTGGTGCACGGTGCGCTGGCCATCCACCATTTCAACCACCGTGACCTTGACCGCACGCTGGAGCGGCTGGCCCGGCTTGTCAGCCGCAACGCGGACGGAACCAGCCGCATCGACTGGATGGATGCCTACACCCGCAGGGTGCACGGCAGGGACAGGTCCATGTACCACGAACGGTACGCCACCCTGCGCGAAACCTATGCCCGCAACGCGGGCCTGGCGCTGAAGACGCGTGACCCCGGCTATGCGTACGGCAATCTGGTGCGCTGGTACGACGTGCACGCGGACAAGCACATCCCCTCCGCCACGCGGCTGGAAAACTGCATCGCCAACGGGCTGCACCATCTGTTCTGCGGCCAGCCCGACCTTGCCCTGTGCAGGTTCGACGACGCGCTGGAACAGTCCTGCCCCGACAGCACCCGGCTGTGGCTGCTGATCCGGATGGCGGAATGCTTCGCCCACACCGACAGGCAGGCCAGCCGCGAGATCATCGACGCCATCCGCCCTGCCTGCGATGCGGAAATGGCCGCCTACCTGCGCACGCTGCCGCTCTGA
- the ngr gene encoding nigerythrin: protein MKVRAQIPTVKNATNFNTVADSKTAVGSTLDNLKAAIAGETGANAKYTAFAKAAREQGYTQIARLFEATAAAELIHIDLEYTLVAEMEPGYQKPTVAAPAAKACDLNLISGANGEIYETSDMYPAFIRKAQEEGNAKAVHVFSRAKLAESVHAERYLAAYNDMDAPDDDKFYLCPICGYIHKGEDFEKCPICFRPKDTFTAY from the coding sequence ATGAAAGTTCGCGCGCAGATACCCACCGTCAAGAACGCAACCAACTTCAATACAGTGGCGGACAGCAAGACCGCCGTGGGAAGCACCCTCGACAACCTCAAGGCCGCCATTGCCGGTGAAACCGGTGCGAATGCCAAGTACACGGCCTTTGCCAAGGCCGCCAGGGAACAGGGCTACACGCAGATCGCCCGCCTTTTCGAGGCCACGGCAGCGGCAGAGCTGATCCACATCGATCTTGAGTATACCCTGGTGGCCGAAATGGAACCCGGCTACCAGAAGCCCACGGTGGCTGCCCCCGCCGCCAAGGCATGCGACCTCAACCTTATTTCCGGGGCCAATGGCGAGATTTACGAAACGTCGGACATGTACCCGGCCTTCATCCGGAAGGCTCAGGAAGAAGGCAACGCAAAGGCCGTCCACGTGTTCTCGCGGGCCAAGCTGGCCGAATCGGTGCACGCCGAACGCTACCTGGCCGCCTACAACGACATGGACGCGCCGGACGACGACAAGTTTTACCTGTGCCCCATCTGCGGGTACATCCACAAGGGCGAGGACTTCGAGAAGTGTCCGATCTGCTTCCGCCCCAAGGACACCTTTACGGCGTATTGA
- a CDS encoding methyl-accepting chemotaxis protein: MRSIKSWLGLIIISIIGLQVAGLTAYVVASSIAHSKDRESENMRVVNSMLVHSFEQFVQSSTKECEFLAGSQPVHDYFTQGGQEPLAAFLKLEAAKNDAFDTLFVFDAKGIAGYLLMQGGKEARQLDIADREYVRTVLSGKSYVQSLPVQSKTTGRHALVFASPVRVNGAVVGGVGLALSVDDLVTTYIRSVKVAGSGYSYILNGNGVLAFHPKAELMLKDVSGEAFVQASLGTREGTQEYQWEGRGKIQVWQAIRGTPWTAVTTAYSDDLSAGARRQSWTIAGIGLVAALAAIAVLLAVTSNFIVRPLHAITEHTARIAAGDFSSELKGVFRCELDDLSRQISAMLGELKRKLGFSQGILQGLTVPFIVSGPDGEILFLNKEMVAFVGLPQPPEKYLGMKNGEFFYNDRNRQVITTKACTEKRSISVPSVEMQTRDGRTKTCAVDAAPLLDLDGNVIAGFALVTDLTSTMEQQRRIEAQHGKMLEVASRAGMVSNRVSTATEQLSAQVEQSSRGAEEQSHRVAETATAMEEMNATVMEVARSASLAAETTDNARDRAQEGETVVERVIREIAEVRQHALDLKQDMGALGQQAEGIGQVMNVINDIADQTNLLALNAAIEAARAGDAGRGFAVVADEVRKLAEKTMTATKEVGSAIGGIQDGTRKNIGNVDRAAATIEEATHLANTSGSLLKEIVRLVEHGSQQVRSIARASEQQSITSDEINRAIEAVSRISAETSSTMRQSAQAVVELADQAQALNRIIADMEGEQDQGNG; the protein is encoded by the coding sequence ATGCGCAGCATAAAATCCTGGCTGGGCCTTATCATCATCAGCATCATCGGACTGCAAGTCGCAGGCCTTACCGCGTACGTTGTCGCCTCATCGATTGCCCATTCCAAGGACAGGGAATCGGAAAACATGCGCGTGGTGAATTCCATGCTGGTCCATTCCTTCGAACAGTTCGTCCAGTCCAGCACCAAGGAATGCGAATTTCTCGCAGGTTCGCAGCCCGTACACGACTACTTCACCCAGGGCGGCCAGGAGCCCCTGGCCGCGTTCCTCAAGCTGGAGGCGGCCAAGAACGATGCCTTCGACACGCTGTTCGTCTTCGATGCCAAGGGCATCGCCGGGTACCTGCTGATGCAGGGGGGCAAGGAGGCGCGGCAGCTCGACATTGCCGACAGGGAATATGTGCGCACCGTCCTTTCCGGCAAAAGCTACGTCCAGAGCCTGCCCGTCCAGTCCAAGACCACCGGGCGGCACGCACTGGTCTTTGCCAGCCCCGTGCGGGTGAACGGAGCTGTTGTCGGCGGGGTCGGGCTGGCGCTCAGCGTGGACGACCTGGTGACGACCTACATCCGCTCGGTGAAGGTGGCGGGTTCGGGGTATTCGTACATTCTGAACGGCAACGGCGTGCTGGCCTTCCACCCCAAGGCGGAATTGATGCTCAAGGATGTTTCCGGCGAGGCGTTCGTGCAGGCCTCGCTGGGCACCAGAGAGGGCACGCAGGAATACCAATGGGAAGGACGCGGCAAGATTCAGGTCTGGCAGGCCATTCGGGGCACTCCGTGGACTGCGGTGACCACTGCCTATTCCGACGACCTTTCCGCAGGAGCCCGCAGGCAAAGCTGGACCATCGCCGGCATCGGGCTGGTTGCCGCCCTGGCGGCCATAGCCGTGCTGCTGGCGGTGACCAGCAACTTCATCGTCCGGCCACTGCACGCCATCACCGAGCACACCGCCCGCATCGCGGCGGGCGACTTTTCCTCGGAGCTCAAGGGCGTCTTTCGCTGCGAACTTGACGACCTTTCCCGCCAGATATCGGCCATGCTGGGCGAGTTGAAACGCAAGCTGGGCTTCTCGCAGGGCATCCTGCAAGGGCTTACCGTACCGTTCATCGTGTCCGGCCCGGACGGAGAAATCCTGTTCCTGAACAAGGAGATGGTGGCATTCGTGGGGCTGCCCCAGCCGCCGGAAAAGTACCTGGGCATGAAGAACGGCGAATTCTTTTACAATGACCGCAACCGCCAGGTCATCACCACCAAGGCATGCACCGAAAAGCGGTCGATCAGCGTGCCCAGCGTGGAAATGCAAACCCGCGACGGGCGCACCAAGACCTGCGCCGTCGATGCCGCCCCCCTTCTGGACCTGGACGGCAACGTCATTGCCGGGTTCGCCCTGGTCACCGACCTTACCTCCACCATGGAGCAGCAGCGCCGCATAGAGGCGCAGCACGGCAAAATGCTGGAAGTGGCCTCTCGGGCGGGCATGGTCTCCAACCGGGTGTCCACCGCCACGGAACAGCTGTCAGCCCAGGTGGAACAGTCCAGCCGAGGGGCGGAGGAGCAATCGCATCGGGTTGCGGAAACCGCCACGGCCATGGAGGAAATGAACGCCACGGTGATGGAGGTGGCCAGAAGCGCATCCCTTGCCGCAGAAACCACCGACAACGCGCGCGACCGGGCGCAGGAGGGCGAGACGGTGGTCGAGCGGGTGATCCGCGAAATCGCAGAGGTGCGCCAGCATGCGCTGGACCTGAAGCAGGACATGGGCGCGCTTGGCCAGCAGGCGGAGGGGATCGGCCAGGTCATGAACGTCATCAACGACATTGCCGACCAAACCAACCTGCTGGCCCTCAACGCGGCCATCGAGGCGGCTCGGGCTGGTGACGCGGGGCGGGGGTTTGCCGTGGTGGCCGACGAGGTGCGCAAGCTGGCCGAAAAGACCATGACCGCCACCAAAGAGGTGGGCAGCGCCATTGGCGGCATTCAGGACGGCACCCGCAAGAACATCGGCAACGTTGACCGGGCTGCGGCGACCATCGAGGAAGCGACCCATCTGGCCAACACCTCGGGCAGCCTGCTGAAGGAAATCGTGCGCCTTGTGGAGCACGGCTCGCAGCAGGTGCGTTCCATCGCCCGGGCTTCGGAGCAGCAGTCCATCACCAGCGACGAAATCAACCGCGCCATAGAAGCGGTAAGCCGCATTTCGGCGGAGACAAGCAGCACCATGCGGCAATCGGCGCAGGCAGTGGTGGAACTTGCGGACCAGGCCCAGGCGCTGAACCGCATCATTGCGGACATGGAAGGCGAGCAGGACCAGGGTAACGGGTGA
- a CDS encoding universal stress protein, protein MIKPSRILLAIDGTQGSYRAAHQAALIANLTGAEVILLHCADPHPSLSLPFSTGKTGGLQELAGYAAPSTHERVGPARDILQDHQVRYMEHTVEGPAAETILGVALREHCDLIVMGRHGTGNDDEPDVGRTAEHVVRAAPCTVMVAA, encoded by the coding sequence ATGATCAAGCCATCCCGCATTCTGCTGGCCATCGACGGAACCCAGGGTTCCTACCGCGCGGCGCACCAGGCCGCCCTCATCGCCAACCTCACCGGAGCAGAGGTCATCCTGCTGCACTGCGCCGACCCGCATCCCTCGCTGTCCCTGCCGTTTTCCACCGGAAAAACCGGAGGGTTACAAGAGCTTGCCGGGTATGCGGCACCCTCAACCCACGAGCGGGTCGGTCCCGCGCGCGACATCCTTCAGGACCATCAGGTCCGGTACATGGAGCACACCGTGGAAGGCCCCGCGGCGGAAACCATCCTGGGCGTGGCCCTGCGCGAACACTGCGACCTCATCGTCATGGGGCGTCACGGCACGGGCAACGACGACGAACCGGACGTGGGCCGCACTGCCGAACACGTGGTGCGCGCGGCACCGTGCACCGTGATGGTGGCGGCCTAG
- a CDS encoding glycosyltransferase, whose protein sequence is MRILHSGSFLREGFVSIGCDVVPFSIDPARTLDEQVEEHGAAPDVVFLELFGETSLPRDISASRHRLAAYCIDAPLNEFWLVPLARLFDHIYVDQLSSVPRFREGGVDARWLPLCVNAGDFRAPAEKRHLISFVGRTTPHRIKRNNLLRHLSGHFPVNVVQGVSTAGMLDVFAASHMVLNENFFSGLNLRFFHALASGSLLLTERRGYGVARHFREGRHYLGYAPGDVMSVIRSVEQGRKDAARIAARGQEECARRHTSAHRAREVLRDMTETGAGRGRVASSLRARRLDEAEAKYHHALRFGGPFEEAVAFLEHAAATPDGPDTLDNPDDTVGPGRNRTGLVPGHAMRAAELLGGILLRQGRTETGVALLQRAAASGTESGTVPLTGAGTGAGMGTGAKPGMTPALAALLKLLLLHAEDSWRLASLGQLTSALLRTGHIRRRHLPYLNALKDGQDVRYNCCMLACEILHHAGSNHHLGFLRQEPEHLPDTALEYALLAFAAKKTTEALDAIIRCTAKAGIGPEALPFIRQATLAGTASDAQIALSASLALEYYDVSFAKVAVRALRKTLT, encoded by the coding sequence ATGCGCATACTCCACTCCGGCTCATTCCTGCGCGAAGGATTCGTCAGCATCGGATGCGATGTCGTGCCGTTCAGCATAGACCCCGCGCGGACGCTGGACGAGCAGGTCGAGGAACACGGAGCCGCCCCGGACGTGGTGTTCCTTGAACTCTTTGGCGAAACCTCCCTGCCCCGCGACATTTCCGCAAGCCGCCACAGGTTGGCTGCCTACTGCATCGACGCCCCGCTCAACGAATTCTGGCTCGTCCCGCTGGCGCGGCTGTTCGACCACATCTACGTGGACCAACTGTCTTCGGTGCCCCGATTCCGCGAGGGCGGCGTGGATGCCCGGTGGCTGCCCCTGTGCGTCAATGCGGGCGACTTCCGCGCCCCCGCCGAAAAACGGCACCTGATTTCCTTCGTGGGCCGCACCACCCCGCACCGCATCAAACGTAACAACCTGCTGCGCCACCTGAGCGGGCACTTTCCCGTCAATGTGGTGCAGGGCGTTTCCACGGCGGGGATGCTTGATGTCTTTGCCGCGTCGCACATGGTGTTGAACGAAAACTTCTTCTCTGGCCTGAACCTGCGTTTCTTCCACGCGTTGGCCTCCGGGTCGCTGCTGCTCACCGAACGGCGCGGGTACGGCGTGGCCCGTCACTTTCGCGAGGGGCGTCACTACCTGGGCTATGCACCCGGCGACGTGATGTCGGTGATTCGTTCCGTGGAACAGGGCAGGAAGGACGCGGCGCGCATCGCCGCGCGCGGGCAGGAGGAATGCGCCCGTCGCCACACCAGCGCGCACAGGGCGCGGGAGGTGCTGCGGGACATGACGGAAACGGGGGCTGGCAGGGGGCGCGTCGCATCTTCCCTGCGCGCGCGGAGGCTGGACGAGGCGGAAGCCAAGTACCACCATGCCCTGCGCTTTGGCGGCCCTTTCGAGGAAGCCGTGGCCTTTCTGGAACACGCCGCGGCCACGCCGGATGGCCCGGACACCCTGGACAACCCTGACGACACGGTCGGCCCCGGCAGGAACCGGACCGGCCTTGTCCCTGGCCACGCGATGCGCGCTGCGGAACTGTTGGGCGGCATCCTCCTGCGCCAGGGCAGGACCGAGACGGGCGTTGCGCTGCTGCAACGGGCGGCGGCCTCCGGAACGGAATCGGGGACGGTACCCTTGACGGGAGCGGGAACGGGTGCGGGAATGGGAACCGGGGCGAAACCGGGGATGACACCGGCCCTTGCGGCCCTGCTGAAGCTGCTGCTGCTCCATGCCGAAGACAGTTGGCGTCTGGCCAGCCTGGGACAGCTGACAAGCGCCCTGCTGCGCACCGGGCACATCCGGAGGCGCCACCTGCCGTACCTGAACGCCCTCAAGGACGGCCAGGATGTCCGCTACAACTGCTGCATGCTGGCCTGCGAAATCCTGCACCACGCAGGCAGCAACCACCACCTGGGCTTTTTACGGCAGGAGCCGGAGCACCTGCCCGACACTGCCCTGGAATACGCCCTGCTGGCCTTTGCCGCCAAAAAGACCACGGAAGCGCTGGACGCCATCATCCGCTGCACTGCCAAAGCGGGCATCGGCCCGGAAGCGCTGCCGTTCATCCGGCAGGCCACGCTGGCGGGCACCGCTTCCGACGCGCAGATCGCCCTTTCCGCATCGCTTGCCTTGGAATATTACGACGTTTCCTTCGCGAAAGTGGCCGTTCGGGCGCTGAGGAAAACCCTGACGTAG
- the asnS gene encoding asparagine--tRNA ligase, protein MARTPVADALTAEASVAHIRICGWVRTRRDAKGFSFLEINDGSCLANIQCIVDEALPDYAVIKDVNTGAAVDVRGELVESPGKGQKWEVRAASLALLGGADAETYPLQKKRHSDEFLRTIAHLRARTNKFGAAFRIRSEAAYAIHEFFRERGFFHVHTPILTGSDCEGAGEMFRVTTLPASGAAVPPSGNRFEADFFGKECNLTVSGQLEAEALAMGLGKVYTFGPTFRAENSNTARHAAEFWMIEPEFAFADLNDDMELAEAMTRTVVARVLERCAADIELFDRFVDNGLVERLRTIADQPFARVAYRDAIELLKTCGKTFDYPVSFGLDLQTEHERYLAEEHFGKPVIVYDYPKSIKAFYMRLNDDNETVAAMDVLVPRIGELIGGSQREERLDVLEARIREMDQNPDDYWWYLDLRRFGSVPHAGFGLGFERLLMLLTGIANIRDVVPFPRTPGNLEF, encoded by the coding sequence ATGGCCCGCACCCCCGTGGCCGATGCCCTTACCGCAGAGGCCTCCGTGGCCCACATCCGCATCTGCGGCTGGGTGCGCACCCGACGCGACGCCAAGGGCTTCTCGTTTCTCGAAATCAACGACGGTTCGTGCCTGGCCAACATCCAGTGCATCGTGGACGAAGCCCTGCCCGACTACGCCGTGATCAAGGACGTGAATACCGGCGCGGCAGTGGACGTGCGCGGCGAACTGGTGGAATCGCCCGGCAAGGGCCAGAAGTGGGAAGTGCGCGCCGCCTCTCTTGCCCTGCTGGGCGGGGCCGACGCGGAAACCTATCCGTTGCAGAAGAAGCGCCATTCCGACGAGTTTTTGCGCACCATCGCGCACCTGCGCGCGCGCACCAACAAGTTCGGCGCGGCCTTCCGCATCCGGTCGGAAGCCGCCTACGCCATCCACGAATTCTTCCGCGAGCGCGGCTTCTTCCACGTGCACACGCCCATTCTCACGGGGTCGGACTGCGAGGGCGCGGGCGAGATGTTCCGCGTAACCACCCTGCCCGCGTCCGGCGCTGCGGTTCCGCCTTCCGGCAACCGCTTCGAGGCCGATTTCTTCGGCAAGGAATGCAACCTCACCGTGTCCGGCCAGTTGGAGGCCGAAGCGCTGGCCATGGGCCTTGGCAAGGTCTACACCTTCGGCCCCACCTTCCGCGCCGAGAACTCCAACACCGCCCGCCACGCAGCGGAATTCTGGATGATCGAGCCGGAATTCGCCTTCGCGGACCTGAACGACGACATGGAACTGGCCGAGGCCATGACCCGCACCGTGGTCGCCCGCGTGCTGGAGCGCTGCGCCGCCGACATCGAACTGTTCGACCGCTTCGTGGACAACGGACTCGTCGAACGGCTGCGCACCATCGCGGACCAGCCCTTTGCCCGGGTAGCGTACCGGGATGCCATCGAGCTGCTGAAGACCTGCGGCAAGACGTTCGACTACCCCGTGTCCTTCGGGCTGGACTTGCAGACCGAGCACGAGCGCTACCTGGCCGAGGAGCACTTCGGCAAACCCGTGATCGTGTACGACTATCCCAAGTCCATCAAGGCGTTCTACATGCGCCTGAACGATGACAACGAGACCGTGGCCGCCATGGACGTGCTGGTGCCGCGCATCGGCGAACTGATCGGCGGCAGCCAGCGCGAGGAACGGCTGGACGTGCTGGAAGCACGCATCCGCGAGATGGATCAGAACCCCGACGACTACTGGTGGTACCTGGATCTGCGGCGCTTCGGCTCCGTGCCGCACGCGGGCTTCGGGCTGGGCTTCGAACGGTTGCTGATGCTGCTGACCGGCATCGCCAACATTCGCGACGTGGTGCCTTTTCCCCGGACTCCCGGCAATCTCGAATTCTAA
- a CDS encoding MarR family transcriptional regulator — MEDQVLKAMKEAGKPVRPGDIAKALAVDSKDVSKAIDALKKAGKIHSPKRCFYEPVA; from the coding sequence ATGGAAGATCAGGTTCTGAAAGCCATGAAGGAAGCGGGCAAGCCCGTGCGCCCCGGTGACATCGCCAAGGCCCTCGCCGTGGATTCCAAGGACGTTTCCAAGGCCATCGACGCGCTGAAGAAGGCTGGCAAGATCCACTCGCCCAAGCGCTGTTTCTACGAGCCGGTGGCGTAG